A region of Etheostoma cragini isolate CJK2018 chromosome 24, CSU_Ecrag_1.0, whole genome shotgun sequence DNA encodes the following proteins:
- the LOC117939453 gene encoding NACHT, LRR and PYD domains-containing protein 12-like → MSQCEDREEGVPPPKPSLCGDHDSQTKAQSPDKQHGPGSGPVPGPRSRPSCLSFKSDRSKDFCVTFKYDEKIHKGSDCPGPVPSCVSMKSDRSMGCPLTLFKDGRQSVDQRTNLEEPEPSCVSVKSDWSMSQPLYFKDGCHSVDQRVDQESSEAPSGQSAQQHQTHLDSIFKLLEDEIVTFVKNELRKIQKVLSPDYPECLESPRKYEEMSAHEDEEQRRNRREAFLKITLYFLRRMKQDELADRLQSRSYCGVCKCKLKCNQQKKFQCVFEGIPKAGNPTPLNQMFTEIYLVEGGAAEVNDEHEVRQIETASRKPDRQETTIRQEDIFKTPPGRDKSIRTVMTKGVAGIGKTVLTQKFTLDWAEGKANQDIQFTFPFTFRELNVLKERKFSLVELVDYFFSETKEAGICRFEEVVFIFDGLDECRLPLDFLNTEILTDVTESTSVDVLLINLIRGKLLPSARLWITTRPAAANQIPPGCVDMVTEVRGFTDAQKDKYFRKRFRDEEQASRIISHIKRSRSLHIMCHIPVFCWITATVLEDVLKTREEGELPWTLTELYIHFLVVQSKMKNIKYDGGAETDPHWSSESRKIIECLGKLAFEQLQKGNLIFYESDLAECGIDITTASVYSGVFTQIFKEERGLYQDKVFCFVHLSVQEFLAALHVHLTCNNSGVNLLAEEHKTSKLSKFFRDKQSFYRSAVDKALQSPNGHLDLFLRFFLGLSLQTNQSLLRGLMTRTGSSSKTNQKTVEYIKKMHSENLSVERSINLFHCLNELNDRSLVEQIQQFLSSGSLSKEKLSPAQWSALVFILLSSEEDLDVFDLKNYSASEEALLRLLPVVKASNKALYMHTQLYRLNGVFFIIKQISCNCFLIFYFLSFRLSVCKLSKRSFEALSSVLSSQSSILRELDLSNSNLQNSGVELLSTGLISPNCTLETLRLSGCKLSKRSCEALSQVLSSQSSSLRELDLSNNSLQDSGVKLVSSGLKSLHCRLDTLRLSSCNLSERSCEALSSVLSSQSSSLRELDLSINNLKDSGVELVSPGLNSPNCRLGTLRLNSCKLSKRSCKALSSVLSSQSSSLRELDLSNNNLQDSGLELVSAGLNSLHCRLETLRLCGCNLSERSCGDLSSVLSSHSSSLRELDLSNNELQDSGVKLVSPGLKSPHCRLGTLSLSGCLVSEKGCTSLVSALSSNHSHLRVLDLSYNHPGDSGVKLLSAGLKNPHWRLDTLKTDHGGPQRLRPGVRKYVCELELDTNTVHRGLKLSDNNRKVTGVREDQSYPDHPERFDCWSQLLCRDGLTGRCYWEVERRGRVEISLSYRGIRRRGDSEDCWFGGNDQSWSLFCSDDGYSVRHNKRVTALTSSSVSNRVAVYVDCPAGSLSFYTVFSDSLIHLHTVYTTFTEPLYPGFGVWLPGSSVSLCPLQD, encoded by the exons GACGAATCTGGAAGAACCTgaacccagctgtgtgtccgtAAAGAGTGACTGGTCTATGAGTCAACCTTTATACTTCAAAGATGGATGCCACTCTGTTGATCAAAG AGTGGACCAGGAGAGTTCAGAGGCTCCCAGTGGACAGTCTGCCCAGCAGCATCAAACCCACTTGGACTCCATCTTTAAG CTGCTGGAGGATGAAATCGTCACTTTTGTGAAGAACGAGCTGAGAAAGATCCAGAAGGTTCTGAGTCCAGATTACCCAGAATGCTTAGAGAGTCCGAGAAAGTATGAGGAGATGTCGGCCCatgaggatgaagagcagaggaggaacCGCAGAGAGGCATTTCTGAAGATCACACTGTACTTCCTGAGGAGAATGAAGCAGGATGAGCTGGCTGACCGTCTGCAGAGCA GAAGTTATTGTGGTGTTTGTAAGTGTAAACTCAAATGTAACCAGCAGAAGAAGTTCCaatgtgtgtttgaggggaTTCCTAAAGCAGGAAACCCAACCCCTCTGAATCAGATGTTCACAGAGATCTACCTCGTGGAGGGAGGGGCTGCAGAGGTTAATGATGAACATGAGGTCAGACAGATTGAAACAGCATCCAGGAAACCAGACAGACAAGAAACAACAATCAGACAAgaagacatctttaaaaccCCACCTGGAAGAGATAAATCAATCCGAACAGTGATGACAAAGGGTGTGGCTGGCATCGGGAAAACAGTCTTAACACAGAAGTTCACTCTGGACTGGGCTGAAGGCAAAGCCAACCAGGACATCCAGTTCACATTCCCATTCACCTTCAGAGAGCTGAAtgtgctgaaagagagaaagttcaGCTTGGTGGAACTTGTTGATTACTTCTTTAGTGAAACCAAAGAAGCAGGAATCTGCCGATTTGAAGAGGTCGTGTTCATTTTTGATGGTCTAGATGAGTGTCGACTGCCTCTGGACTTCCTCAACACTGAGATCCTGACTGATGTTACAGAGTCCACCTCAGTGGATGTGCTGCTGATAAACCTCATCAGGGGGAAACTGCTTCCCTCTGCTCGCCTCTGGATAACCACAcgacctgcagcagccaatcaaATCCCCCCTGGGTGTGTTGACATGGTGACAGAGGTTAGAGGGTTCACTGATGCTCAGAAGGACAAATACTTCAGGAAGAGAttcagagatgaggagcaggcCAGCAGaatcatctcccacatcaagAGATCACGAAGCCTCCACATAATGTGCCACATCCCAGTAttctgctggatcactgctacagttTTGGAGGACGTGTTGAAGAccagagaggaaggagagctGCCCTGGACCTTGACTGAGTTGTACATCCACTTCCTGGTGGTTCAGTCCAAAATGAAGAACATCAAATATGATGGAGGAGCTGAGACAGATCCACACTGGAGTTCAGAGAGCAGGAAGATTATTGAGTGTCTAGGAAAACTGGCTTTTGAGCAGCTGCAAAAAGGCAACCTGATCTTCTATGAATCAGACCTAGCAGAGTGTGGCATCGATATTACTACAGCCTCAGTGTACTCAGGAGTGTTCACACAGATCTTTAAAGAGGAGCGAGGACTGTACCAGGACAAGGTGTTCTGCTTTGTCCATCTGAGTGTTCAGGAGTTTCTGGCTGCTCTTCATGTCCATCTGACATGCAACAACTCTGGAGTCAACCTGCTAGCAGAAGAACACAAAACATCCAAGCTGTCTAAATTcttcagagacaaacaaagTTTCTATCGGAGTGCTGTGGACAAGGCCTTACAAAGTCCAAATGGACATCTGGACTTGTTCCTCCGCTTCTTCTTGGGTCTTTCACTGCAGACCAATCAGAGTCTCCTACGAGGTCTGATGACACGTACAGGAAGTAGCTCAAAGACTAATCAGAAAACTGTGGAGTACATCAAAAAGATGCACAGTGAGAATCTGTCTGTAGAGAGAAGCATCAACctgttccactgtctgaatgaactgaatgatcGTTCTCTAGTGGAGCAGATCCAACAGTTCCTGAGCTCAGGAAGTCtctcaaaagaaaaactgtctcctgctcaatggtcagctctggtcttcatcttattgtcatcagaagaagatctggacgtgtttgacctgaagaattactctgcttcagaggaggctcttctgaggcttctgccagtggtcaaagcctccaacaaagctctgtacatgcacacacagctatACAGATTAAATGGAGTTTTCTTTATTATCAAACAAATTAGTTGTAATTgttttctcatattttactttttatcttttagGCTGAGTGTCTGTAAGCTGTCAAAGAGAAGCtttgaagctctgtcctcagttctcagctcccagtcctctattctgagagagctggacctgagtaacagcAACCTGCAGAATTCAGGCGTGGAGCTGTTGTCTACTGGACTAATCAGCCCAAACTGTACACTGGAAACTCTTAG ACTAAGTGGCTGTAAGTTGTCaaagagaagctgtgaagctctgtcccaagttctcagctcccagtcctctagtctgagagagcttgacctgagtaacaacagcctacaggattcaggagtgaagcTGGTGTCCTCTGGACTGAAGAGTCTACACTGTAGACTGGATACCCTCAG gTTAAGTagctgtaacctgtcagagagaagctgtgaagctctgtcttCAGTTCTCAGCTctcagtcctctagtctgagagagctggacctgagtatcAACAACCTAAaggattcaggagtggagcTGGTGTCTCCTGGACTAAACAGTCCAAATTGCAGACTGGGAACTCTAAG GTTAAATAGCTGTAAGCTGTCGAAGAGAAGTTGtaaagctctgtcctcagttctcagctcccagtcctctagtctgagagagctggacctgagtaacaacaacctgcaggattcaggactGGAGCTGGTGTCAGCTGGACTGAATAGTctacactgcagactggaaactctcag ACTATGTGGttgtaacctgtcagagagaagctgtggagatctgtcctcagttctcagctcccactcctctagtctgagagagctggacctgagtaacaacgaactacaggattcaggagtgaagcTGGTGTCTCCTGGACTaaagagtccacactgcagactggGAACTCTCAG tctgtcAGGCTGTCTGGTCTCAGAGAAAGGCTGTACTTCTCTGGTCTCAGCTCTGAGCTCCAACCATTCCCATCTGAGAGTGCTGGACCTGAGCTACAATCATCCAGGAGACTCAGGAGTGAAGCTGCTGTCAGCTGGACTTAAGAATCCACACTGGAGACTGGACACTCTCAA GACGGACCATGGTGGACCACAGAGACTGAGACCTGGTGTGaggaagt ATGTCTGTGAACTGgaactggacacaaacacagtacacagaggactcaaactgtctgacaacaacaggaaggtgaCAGGTGTGAGAGAGGATCAGTCATATCCTGATCATCCAGAGAGGTTTGACTGCTGGTctcagctgctgtgtagagatggtctgactggtcgctgttactgggaggtTGAGAGGAGAGGTAGGGTTGAAATATCATTGAGTTACAGAGGAATTAGAAGGAGAGGAGATAGTGAAGACTGTTGGTTTGGAGGAAATGATCAGTCCTGGAGTCTGTTCTGCTCTGATGACGGTTACTCTGTCCGGCACAATAAGAGAGTAACAGCCCtcacttcctcctctgtctctaacagagtagcagtgtatgtggacTGTCCTGCTGGCTCGCTGTCCTTCTACACAGTCTTctctgactcactgatccaccTCCACACCGTCTACACCACATTCACTGAGCCTCTCTATCCTGGGTTTGGAGTCTGGTTACCTGgttcctctgtgtctctgtgtcctctgcaggACTGA
- the LOC117939530 gene encoding oocyte zinc finger protein XlCOF6-like isoform X2, with protein sequence MDRHRKPLRVVLKPETKLRGEALPLDVQKVIVGEEHQQEWSSSLDQEDMKCRHIKEEQEELQISQERKQSQGLEETDVTKVPFAPVHVKNEDNEEDCGGSELTMKSVQDAHLQPDTDDETGDSSEPENNDSADWKETHVSASRCTTGEKDHEKRFGTSGHGERPFSCSVCKKSFTVSGSLQKHMRTHTGERPFSCTVCKKDFTERGHLQQHMRTHIRETI encoded by the exons ATGGACCGACACCGGAAACCACTGCGGGTGGTTTTAAAACCGGAAACGAAACTGCGGGGAGAAG cttTACCTTTAGATGTCCAGAAAGTGATTGTTGGTGAAGAACATCAGCAGGAGTGGAGCTCCAGTCTGGACCAGGAGGACATGAAGTGCCGccacattaaagaggagcaggaagaaCTCCAGATCAGtcaggaaagaaaacagagtcaagggctggaggagacTGATGTCACAAAGGTCCCATTTGCTCCTGTCCATGTGAAGAATGAGGATAATgaagaggactgtggaggatcAGAACTAACCATGAAATCAGTTCAAGATGCACATTTACAACCAGATACTGATGATgagactggagactcttctgaacctgagaataatgacagtgctgattggaaagAGAC CCATGTCAGTGCTTCAAGATGTACTACTGGTGAGAAAGACCATGAGAAAAGATTTGGCACCAGTGGACA TGGAGAGAGACCATTTAGCTGCTCCGTCTGTAAGAAATCGTTTACAGTTAGTGGaagtttacagaaacacatgagaacccacacaggagagagaccATTTAGCTGTACTGTCTGTAAGAAGGATTTTACAGAGAGGGGACATTTGCAGCAACACATGAGAACCCACATAagagaaaccatttag
- the LOC117939530 gene encoding uncharacterized protein LOC117939530 isoform X3: protein MDRHRKPLRVVLKPETKLRGEALPLDVQKVIVGEEHQQEWSSSLDQEDMKCRHIKEEQEELQISQERKQSQGLEETDVTKVPFAPVHVKNEDNEEDCGGSELTMKSVQDAHLQPDTDDETGDSSEPENNDSADWKETREPWSGLNSMNTDEVHVSASRCTTGEKDHEKRFGTSGHGKTI from the exons ATGGACCGACACCGGAAACCACTGCGGGTGGTTTTAAAACCGGAAACGAAACTGCGGGGAGAAG cttTACCTTTAGATGTCCAGAAAGTGATTGTTGGTGAAGAACATCAGCAGGAGTGGAGCTCCAGTCTGGACCAGGAGGACATGAAGTGCCGccacattaaagaggagcaggaagaaCTCCAGATCAGtcaggaaagaaaacagagtcaagggctggaggagacTGATGTCACAAAGGTCCCATTTGCTCCTGTCCATGTGAAGAATGAGGATAATgaagaggactgtggaggatcAGAACTAACCATGAAATCAGTTCAAGATGCACATTTACAACCAGATACTGATGATgagactggagactcttctgaacctgagaataatgacagtgctgattggaaagAGACCAGAGAACCTTGGTCAGGTTTGAACTCTATGAATACTGATGAAGTCCATGTCAGTGCTTCAAGATGTACTACTGGTGAGAAAGACCATGAGAAAAGATTTGGCACCAGTGGACAT
- the LOC117939530 gene encoding chorion transcription factor Cf2-like isoform X1, which yields MDRHRKPLRVVLKPETKLRGEALPLDVQKVIVGEEHQQEWSSSLDQEDMKCRHIKEEQEELQISQERKQSQGLEETDVTKVPFAPVHVKNEDNEEDCGGSELTMKSVQDAHLQPDTDDETGDSSEPENNDSADWKETREPWSGLNSMNTDEVHVSASRCTTGEKDHEKRFGTSGHGERPFSCSVCKKSFTVSGSLQKHMRTHTGERPFSCTVCKKDFTERGHLQQHMRTHIRETI from the exons ATGGACCGACACCGGAAACCACTGCGGGTGGTTTTAAAACCGGAAACGAAACTGCGGGGAGAAG cttTACCTTTAGATGTCCAGAAAGTGATTGTTGGTGAAGAACATCAGCAGGAGTGGAGCTCCAGTCTGGACCAGGAGGACATGAAGTGCCGccacattaaagaggagcaggaagaaCTCCAGATCAGtcaggaaagaaaacagagtcaagggctggaggagacTGATGTCACAAAGGTCCCATTTGCTCCTGTCCATGTGAAGAATGAGGATAATgaagaggactgtggaggatcAGAACTAACCATGAAATCAGTTCAAGATGCACATTTACAACCAGATACTGATGATgagactggagactcttctgaacctgagaataatgacagtgctgattggaaagAGACCAGAGAACCTTGGTCAGGTTTGAACTCTATGAATACTGATGAAGTCCATGTCAGTGCTTCAAGATGTACTACTGGTGAGAAAGACCATGAGAAAAGATTTGGCACCAGTGGACA TGGAGAGAGACCATTTAGCTGCTCCGTCTGTAAGAAATCGTTTACAGTTAGTGGaagtttacagaaacacatgagaacccacacaggagagagaccATTTAGCTGTACTGTCTGTAAGAAGGATTTTACAGAGAGGGGACATTTGCAGCAACACATGAGAACCCACATAagagaaaccatttag